CCAGAGAGTCAAAAACTCTGGAATTATTCTTCCAgtaaagacataaccctgttcttctggctgaaggagagtttccttttactacccacttcctctgccaacaacatacACTTCCAGTTCAGTCCTGTCTCAataaaattagtgctggctttcctaCTTTAGTTCATTAACTAAAGGCTTTTTTATCAACCATAAGCTGTCCCAGGTAGGGCAAacttttccctccctttcctcacacagaggaaccCTCCCTGGCCAGATTCCAAGTTTAGACTCTCTTGACAATCCTGTCAGTGCCAATTTGTTATCTTCTAACTGGCCCATCACAAGAGagaggggagcagcctgtcagTCATCCTCCCTTCAGACAGTTGTTTTTTACCTTCCactctctggatgcagcatttggtaacCCTTGCATTTAATACCCATTCTGCACagggggttagacagatccaTGAAGAataggtctgtcagtggctactagccatggtgaccaaagagaacctccacattcaaaggaaataaacctctgaatacccgtTTCAGGAGGCACCATCTAGAGAAGGGCTCAGCCTCCATGTGCTACTGTTGGCCTTCTAGAGTAACTAGTTTGCCACTATGTGAAAAAGGATGCAggactaggtggaccactggtATGATCCAACAGTGCTCTTCTTAGGTTCTTAGTGACTGGTATCTGTGTCCCCCAGCATTAGGCAGCTCACTTGCTCTACTGGTGGTGGAGGGAGGAGAGACAAATGTTAAGGCTTCTCTCTTCTATGTGATTATAAAGAGACTATAACTCAAAAGATGCAAGAGAGATGATGTAGCATCACATCATTCTCTTTACAAGGGAGAACTGATGCTTTAGGGTCTGGCATTTTTTGCATATTAGTATTTAGAAGCATTACATTGCAGCCCTGCCTGTTCATATGTAATGGGGAGAAAATCTCGGTGTACTGGGAGCTTAtctgctcccctgccccctcctctgGTTTTATTTTCCTGTGCTCTGCTGTCTGAAGGGAATTTTCTCCATTAATATGGAAAGTAAGTTGGGCTGGGAGAAAAAATGGTGTTCTGCAAGATGAGAATTTTAATTGTTCACAGAAAGATGATGAACCTTGGGTGAGGGGTACAGTCTGTCATCTGAATTTTGGGTGCATGTGAAAGGTGTAATAGCCTCAAAATATTTTcgtttgaaatcaatggaaacaAGTATTGGATGGATTTCTTAACTTTAATTCTAATTTTAATATTTCTAATAATAATCTAACAGCCTGACCTGGGAGTGTTTAATGACAGATGAGTTGAATCCATTCTTTTTCGATACTtctagcagattttaaaaaaatatcctgttCTTCCCCATGTAACTGtgggttcatcttcgttcttctgtgcctccacacatgggactgcgcaggcgcaggccagccgccggagaattttctagagcttccatggctccgaaggggccgtttgtcgcgcgcctcagcgaccgttttcccgcccaaacggtcacgtgatcctccagcgaccaacggccccttccctcagttctcttcttgccgccgcttggagagaacgtgagcttcgttgctctgtgcttttttgtgcttcgtgctttattctgactgattgcttggcttttgacttcggacttcgtgacctcgactattcttcggatctcgttttggactttgttgtggactcggtaatttgactcggactgtttttgaccttcctttcgcgtgcccctgaagatggcctcaaaggctctcttcaagcattgcctccaatgccacacgaagatggccaagaccgatggccatgaactgtgcctgttctgtttgggggagacccataatgtgacggcctgtaagatttgccagggcttcaccagcaaggcccggcaggagcgcaaggcccgactgaactcctccctgtggcagaaggtcatgtccggaggcgctccgttgccctcccctaaggccggccctagcccctctgccgaacggcattcaagagctggctcagtggcctccgcgaggtcggggtcgaaaccgcgtcccccgagtacctcggcgtcgagagcggcctctccagcgcagggaccggtgcggccgccccgtagcgcgtcatctaccaggtcggatccgagaccagcttcggaaccgaggatcctggtaccgagtccccgatcggaaccgacgaccggatcgattccgataaagtctaagaggtcgaagccgaggtccccttcgaaggcgaggagcgcgtcggttccgaggtcttcttcggaaccaccgaagaagaagaaaaagaccaagcaccatcggtcgccgcgtcccgctcctcaggaggaggtcatcgtgcttcctcacacgccttctcCTCATCTGGGCTctccggagccagaagacatctccgttccggtgccggatccgatggccttcgagacggtgcccgcagaattctcgtcggggccggagccgagcccgcaccgtcggagccgaccatcgctcgcccttcggtcgccgaggctggaaccgagcccgtctcctcgtcggagccgtccgtcgcctgtccgtccgtctccacctctggtcggtcgtgagcggcatggttccggggacagtgcccgatcagtccggtccactgcatcccggcatcggcaggcttcctacctcccctcgccataccgttgccaatgggagggggcacctgcgggcttctccgtgtcggaaccgaggccttcgacatcgaggtcggcgtgggctccccctccgctccaggttccggaatcccagctcggttccgatgaggaggatggggagagctttggcggctaccagtcggagtcctggtccgaaccatcgccggctgaggagctagtgccatctgcggactcgccattcgaggacctccgcatctacgccgaccagatggcaaggatggccaaggctctcgagatggacatctcttcggcagttccccagaccaaggacaagctcctcaaacgtatctatggggataatccggcgtacgttggcttccccatgctcgagggtattgaggagattgtggagaaggtgtggcaggtgccctgtgatcaacctccaacatccaagcgcatcgagcagctttacaagattaagcagggcacctggccggcgttggtgaaacaccctccaccttcctccttggtcacagaggaattcaacccccgacgatcgggtcactcctcggtgcctgccgataaagagggcaagaagcttgatgccatgggcaggcgccagtacgtcgtcgcttcgctgggtctgaggattgccaactaccagaccatcatggcagggtaccagctgtacctctgggagaagttggcatcctatacccgggacctccctcctgagcagaaggctgtggtgtccctgctgcaaacagaggctgtccagctgtctaaacagcaaatgaacgctgggagccacgctgctgacactgctgctagagggatggcttcggcggtggtcctcaggcgccactcctggttgcggtctacggccctgtcccaggaggtgcgttccagggtggagagcatgccctttgaaggggactcgctgttctccaaatcgaccgacgagaccctgaaaaagaagaaagaggacaggcagacggcgcggtccttgggtctggctccagcggacaagccctcctccaggtcacggtacgctccccggtccggcccttaccactactagggcagataccaacagcagcggccgggctaccatcagtatcctgcctaccagcagcggccttaccctcccgcacaacagcagaggaggcgtcggcccttcaagcctcgtcaggcacagcaaccggcccagcagaaagaccagcagggcgccgggaggcagtactgacgggtcgcgccagccgtatccccgaacttttcggacagacttagtccactcctctctgagtgggagtcaataacatctgactcatgggtcttaactattgttgaactggggtacgggctggagtttgttgagctgcctagatgcagttcacccctgacagctgtcaataacactatggccgagctggatgcggagatcgtgtcgctcttggccaagggtgctgtggaagaattgccctatgagtactctgtaaagggtttcttctctaggttcttcctggtccctaagaaggatgggggcttacgtcccattttagatctgaggggccttaatgccttcctcaaggtgaccaaattcaaaatggttacgttggcggctgtgatcgccttactgaggcaaggggattggtttgcggttcttgacttaaaggacgcatactttcacgtgggcatacggaaggagcacaggaagtacctgagttttgtttaccggcaaagggttttccggtataaggtgctcccctttggcctgtccactgccccacgagtgttcacgaaatgtgtggcccctgtggtttccttcctgcgggaagaaggctgtaccatctttccgtacctcgatgactggctcgtcgtggctgaatcggagtctaggctggtgcaggacattggcttggtacttagcacttgccaacgcctggggctcctggtgaacttggagaaatccaaactggtgcccagctgcaaggtgtcctacattggcgcactgttagactctgtggagggtaaggccctgctccccttggagagggctcggtccctaaggggtctggtgtccatgtttaaaaggaaccgattccagtctgtgcgcactatccagtgcctactagggcatatggcagcggccacctctgtggtgcctttcgctaggctgcgtatgcgccctctccagaactggtttgtgcggaggtacgatgctctgctgcaccctccgtccctcaaattctctatcccgagggtcatcctctcctccttggactggtggctgtctgatgacaacttgtttaaggggaccccttttgggtatcaacaccatgacatcacggttaccactgatgcctctctgttgggatggggggcttactgtggtgatgtgtctgtgcaagatgtctggtctgacagggaaaagaccctccatatcaatgtgcttgaactaagggccattcgtttcgcacttgtgtctcttacagcactgctgagaaatcgtcaggtgttggtgcagacggacaacacgactgccatgtactacgtgaatcagcaggggggcacagtgtccatggccctgtgccgggaagccacgctcacttggcagtgggctatcaggaacggcgtgtcgctccgtgctatacacgtggctgggtcagacaatgcccgagcagatgccctcagcagggtccctttgctggaccacgagtgggaactgaacgtagagtgcattgggccgatctttcagatgtggggtcatccagtgatagacgtgttcgccactgcggcaaccaccaaggcccacacgttctgttccagggcagggagcgaccccctctctattggggatgccttccagtttacgtggacgcagggcttgcactacatgtttcctccgttccccttgattcccagggtcctgtgcaagatagaggaggacgggacggactgcatcctagtggcccccttctggccacggcaggtttggttcccgaagctcctgcgaatgtcccaacggacgtatgtgagtctgccccctcggcaagaccttctcctaaacgggagcctagtccaccacgatcccaagaagctgcacctaacggcttggcggatcgttcctccccgataggctttactgacgaggtgcagagggtcctcctgaatgctcgtcggccatccactaggcgcgcttatgcggccaagtggcgcaggtttgagctctgggcacttgccagaggggtggtgcctgacagcagtcccttgggggttgtgttcgagtatttgtgccacttgcgtggcctgggtttgaaggtgtcctccctcaaggtccacctggcagcgatatcagctgctcacacccgtgttgagggtgctacggtgttttctcacccacaatcccgccagttccttaagggcatgtacaatctttacccgcctgtgtcggcgccagtgcctcagtggtcactgtctttggtgctctcacgtctcatgttgtctccatttgaacctatggctacatgccccttggatatgctatcctacaaggtagcattcttggtggccgtcacatcggccagaagggtcagtgagctgtctgcactgcggtctgaccctccctttcttgtgtttcatcccaacaaggtggtcctgcgtccctgcctcgggttcctgcccaaggtggtgtccgccttccacctctcgcaggatatctcactacctgcgttctttcctcaaccttcctctaaaggggaaaaggcccttcattccctagacttgaagagggccctagcctattacctggataggacgaagggattccgcacctgtcctcacctgtttgtatgttttggggccaaggacaagggtaacagggcttcctcacagaccctgtctaggtggattgtgacggccattagcaaggcctattccctggcaggggtggcttgcccgcttcatgtcagagcccactccacgcggtcccaagcatcctcttcggcactcctcaggggggtgcccctggttaacatttgtaaagcagccacatggtcctctgcagacacctttgtcaggcattacgccgttgatgtcaatgcggagcaggatgtatctgtggccaaggctgtcttacactccctcttttcctgagggagttttggtatgactttcttggcgtacctgttgggtacccttgagtgaaagtgtgtatatatgtacctgggggtgtgtatatatgtaaatattgggtatttatgtgtccttacacagtatctttacatagatgtatataggcatatctatttattgttgttcttgtttgcttaataaaattgtgttggacttcacccccgccttccttattgtgtgaagcttggtacactcccatgtgtggaggcacagaagaacgaagatgaaaacagggttaacatacctgtaacttatgttcatcgagttcttctgtgctgacacacaaccctccctcctaccctgctgtgaactccaatgcacaataatgtgatggctgtaacggaaattggtgtttttaaggtgttatggctgaggtgtgttggtcaagcggcggcaagggagaactgagggaaggggccgttggtcgctggaggatcacgtgaccgtttgggcgggaaaacggtcgctgaggcgcgcgacaaacggccccttcggagccatggaagctctagaaaattctccggcggctggcctgcgcctgcgcagtcccatgtgtgtcagcacagaagaactcgatgaacataagttacaggtatgttaaccctgttttctacAAGCCGGGATGAAATGAAAAACCACCATAGTACCTTTGACGGTGGCTGATCCTTAGTCTGCTAAAGAACTTCCCACAGACAACCTGTTTCaactaaaatataaatataagcaCACCCCTTACAAGGAGTATCGTTAAACTGCTTTGCAAAATCTTTACTTCCTCTAAATACTTGGACATGTGTACAGAGGAGTGTTAAGGAATGAATAAATTCCGAAGTAATTGATCTGCCCATATATTTGGCAGACTTAACTTCTTCAGTAAAGGGTTTTTGCGTGTGCCACATTGGCATGTTAGACTTCTGTTATAGCATGACTATAAATTTAGACTGCAGGTAGTTTGTAAACATccccatattcccccccccccaagtacatGATTGCCTACTCTAGGCTGCTTtgcaaattcttttaaaatgtgtAGGGTAGGGTGATGTCCCATTTTTCAGACCTTATCTGTTAAAAATGCATGTGTGTAAGTGCCTCAGTCTGGACAAGCTTATGATGCAAAGGGAGGATATTTCCCATAAAACACATGACACTTTGAACTGTCAGGTTTTTAGAAGCATCTGTATTCTGATATTCATTGATATTGAAACCTATTCATAATTTTTAATTTGAAATTGATTGTATTTTCAGAGGTAAAGTAACAGTTCTTAaaattattcatttttttaaacaggGCATTATAGAAAAATCCAAGGTCAAAGGAATCCCTATTGTAATCGATGCTGTAAGTATTCAGTTTTCATTAGCTTGTTTGCATGATGGTATTTTCCTGGCACTAAATGTTTCTCTGTCTTGTGCAGGACGGTTTGTGGCTTATTACCCAACAGCCTTCTCTTATTCAGGGTTATGCTAGAGCTATTCTTACTCCAAATGCTATGGAGTTTAGCAGACTGTATGAAGCTATGGtgagttcatttttttttaagatacagTTTATATAACAAATTTTAATATTGTCCAtgttcaagtaaatgtgtgcatctCCTGAAGGAATGTTTTGTATCACTGAACGACATCTTTAATTCTATGTGTGGTTTTTATTTCTATCTTAGCTTAGAGATCCTGTAGACAGTAATGATCATCATGGATGTGTGCTACGACTCAGCCAAGCTTTGGGGAATTTGACAATTGTTCAGAAAGGAGAGCGAGATCTTATTTCAGATGGAGAAAAAGGTAAGCCATTACAGTTTAAAGAAGAGAggcaaaataaaatttattattaagTTTAGTCCCATGGTGGATAGATGCTCTGAGGATACACATGACATATTGAAGATTATAAGCCGGGTAGGTTTATTTCAGACTTGTAGAAATTAAGAGGTAGTAATTACATAAGAAATTCCTATCTATAGTTAATATGTAGTAGCATAATACAGGGTTCTTTCAGAATTGTTTGATGTAAACTATTGTCTGCAAAGCCTCTGGTCAGACTAGACTAGCTAATCTTTAAGTTACTCCgagcaatttctttttaaaaaagaatgtttcTCAAACAACTGTATGCCATTAAAGTATAAGACCCAGTTCCTTTGCACAACAAATCAGTAGGTGGCAGAGACAAGGAGTTGCTGGGAAAAACAAAGCTAGATGTAACAGAAATACAAGTGGCCACACAGAATGGGAAGTGCTGATGAACATTATGAAGGTATCATATAAATGCAAAAATAAGGAGTCCTGcaaaggcaaggcaccatgtcaaAACTGGAAAAATGAGTATAGGTTCTTGGTGCACAACATCACTTTGTGCCTTTTGATGGTTTGCATAACCTACCTAATTAAGCATCTGTTTAATGTCAATGGTCTTATTCCTAACCCTAATGATGATACATAAGGCAAAGGAAGTATTGGAAAACTATACTGCAAGTTGTGCAAGCTCAGAAAGAAAAACTGTTGTAGATTTGAGTTTGTATTAGCAAAGGAAATGATACATGCCTTGTTTTGGGGATAAAAGAAAGCACCTTTTAGGGTGTTCTTTCGAGACAGCAGTGCAGttaatttcaatgagcttagaagggtgtaactggctaggattgcactgtttgttgccTAGACAGACAAGCTATGCTTTCTGAGGCATACAGAAGTTTTCCATAGCCCTTCTCCAAAAGTCATGTTCTTTTAATCTGCATTCACACAGACCAAGCAAAGCAAAGATCTATTGAAAGTACtattttaaaacacaaaacaGGAATGTATTGTCCCAAGTAAGCAAACTCAACACATACCTAGCTTTATTTGTTGAGGAGTAAACTTTTTCACAATGGAATCAGAGGAAATAACTGAAATCTCGATGCTTTTAAATCTCTTATGGCTGACATTTTTTCATTAATGAAGAAGTCCTCTTTGTGTCTGCATTTCGTCACTTCCACAAACAGCATTAACCACTTCGTCTTGCAGTGCTTGTATGTAGCCATGAAGGAAGCAGCAGAAGGTGTGGTGGACAAGGGGATCTCCTCTCGGGTTCTCTTGGAGTCCTAGCGCACTGGGCCTTCCTTGCTGGACCAGAAAAAACAAATGGGTAAGGTGATCCTCTATTCTTTCATTGACTTGGCAGTGCCATTAAGAAGTGGTTAGTGAAAACAAGATTTAGTGTGGGGGACGGACAAATAACTGAAGTGATTGGGTAGCCCAAAAAATGCAGTGTAATATTCCAGTCAGTTTAATCCATAGAAGCAAGAAACTGATTCTGGAATGCTTAAGTTGAGAGACCACTGTATACTGAATTGCTGGATCAGTTTGGAATTTTAAAATGGTATGCATATATATGCGTGTTGCTTGCTTGTTTTAACTGagatttgcattttttttagtCAAAATCCTTTTCTAGTGGCTGCATTTGGAGCATGCTCACTTACAAGACAGTGCAACAACCAAGCCTTCCAGAAATTTGGACGGTCTATGACAGCCTCTGACATGGTTTTAGAAATTGGAGCCGCCTTTAATAAACTCTTTGAAAACTAAGACCAAAGCAACAGAGGAGGAAGGAACACTGGCAACAGTTGAAACTACACTTGGACATCAGAACAGAACAAACCCTTTTCAAGTGCTGTTAGCAGTATTGGTATAttgggtagggtttttttttaaatagaaaaactGTAGATATTTTTTAAAGAGTGTGTAAGACAGGTGGGGTTCTTTTTTGGCTGAATAAGCCATAGTTGCAGAAGTAATAATAAAACTAAACTGAAAGTATTTCCTCTATTCTATTTCACAGTTACTGAGCAATAATTCACTGTCTGCTAGCAGCAAAAAATGCACTTGATACATGATAAAAGGGTGTAATGTAATCCTACCAATGGTGTAAAAAAAAGTGTcttgacagtgcaattctaaacagagttcgagccttctaagtccattccTTCAAGGGACTTGGAAGGTTgcagctctgtttaggactgcactgtcagtcACTCAGTGAAATAAATGA
The DNA window shown above is from Eublepharis macularius isolate TG4126 chromosome 3, MPM_Emac_v1.0, whole genome shotgun sequence and carries:
- the NAXD gene encoding ATP-dependent (S)-NAD(P)H-hydrate dehydratase isoform X5, with translation MENIFQLVRNVIPPLTAKKHKGQDGRIGIVGGCQEYTGAPYFAAISALKVGADLSHVFCTKDAATVIKSYSPELIVHPVLDSPDAVHEVEKWLPRLHSVVIGPGLGRDDVLLENAKGIIEKSKVKGIPIVIDADGLWLITQQPSLIQGYARAILTPNAMEFSRLYEAMLRDPVDSNDHHGCVLRLSQALGNLTIVQKGERDLISDGEKVLVCSHEGSSRRCGGQGDLLSGSLGVLAHWAFLAGPEKTNGQNPFLVAAFGACSLTRQCNNQAFQKFGRSMTASDMVLEIGAAFNKLFEN
- the NAXD gene encoding ATP-dependent (S)-NAD(P)H-hydrate dehydratase isoform X4; the encoded protein is MSPAWRQVIERSFSVHKTHSIKDMENIFQLVRNVIPPLTAKKHKGQDGRIGIVGGCQEYTGAPYFAAISALKVGADLSHVFCTKDAATVIKSYSPELIVHPVLDSPDAVHEVEKWLPRLHSVVIGPGLGRDDVLLENAKGIIEKSKVKGIPIVIDADGLWLITQQPSLIQGYARAILTPNAMEFSRLYEAMLRDPVDSNDHHGCVLRLSQALGNLTIVQKGERDLISDGEKVLVCSHEGSSRRCGGQGDLLSGSLGVLAHWAFLAGPEKTNGQNPFLVAAFGACSLTRQCNNQAFQKFGRSMTASDMVLEIGAAFNKLFEN
- the NAXD gene encoding ATP-dependent (S)-NAD(P)H-hydrate dehydratase isoform X3, which gives rise to MIGGRGACVLVALASAAVMLWLRYGKVIERSFSVHKTHSIKDMENIFQLVRNVIPPLTAKKHKGQDGRIGIVGGCQEYTGAPYFAAISALKVGADLSHVFCTKDAATVIKSYSPELIVHPVLDSPDAVHEVEKWLPRLHSVVIGPGLGRDDVLLENAKGIIEKSKVKGIPIVIDADGLWLITQQPSLIQGYARAILTPNAMEFSRLYEAMLRDPVDSNDHHGCVLRLSQALGNLTIVQKGERDLISDGEKVLVCSHEGSSRRCGGQGDLLSGSLGVLAHWAFLAGPEKTNGQNPFLVAAFGACSLTRQCNNQAFQKFGRSMTASDMVLEIGAAFNKLFEN